The Phocoena sinus isolate mPhoSin1 chromosome 8, mPhoSin1.pri, whole genome shotgun sequence nucleotide sequence gccaaaaaaaaagaaaaagaaaattagcctTTTCTCACCCTAAACCAGAACTGGCCCCAAGCAAGTAGTTTATTGTAGCTGGGCTGATAGACGTGAGGCCCATGCTGTCCATGGTAACATGTTTTGCGTAGCTTAAaaccttccattttttaaaaaaacactcaatGAGGGGTATTAGACCTGTTTGGCAGGCGAGGAAGCTGCCTAGGGTCACGGCTAGGAAGACCTCCGGCGTTCACGCAGCCCAGAGTCTCGTCAGGCCCCGAGGGCCGGGACGCCTGAGGCTGGCGGCGCCTCCAGGACTCCCGCCGCGTCCGGGATCCGCCTCGCCGTCCCTTAGCACTGGAAGCTCCGTCCCCCGGGGGACCCGGCGACCCGCCACTTTCGCGATGCCCAATGAGACTTAGCCAGGGGCGGGACGGACGCCACCGAAGGCCAATCTAACTGGGCCGGGGCGGGGCTGAGGCGGTGGGAGCTGAACTGCGGACCGCGGTCTTCCCTGTCGGGAGAGGGCCCGGCGCGGGCGGCGCGCTCGAGGCCCTGCTGTGCGCGCGCCCGCCACCCGCACAGCCCCTCTGTCCGCTCCGCGcgtccctcccctgctctcccgTAACCGCCGGGAGAGGGGCTCGGGAgccgggccggggccggggcgggaGCCGCGGGACGAGCGCCAGAGGTGGGTGCGGAGCGGGaggcggggaggcggggaggcCTGGAGGCCCGGCGGGAGGATAACTGGGTCCGCCCTGCCGACGGACCCCGGGTCACCGTGGGGAGAGGCCGGCCGGGTTGCGGAGCCCGACTCCCGGCCTGCCTGGGTCCCGGACGCTCGTCCCCGCGCCGTGGTACCCCTCCCAGGCCACGACCCTCCCAGCTGAGGACACCCCGCCCCTCTCGCTGCCCGCGGCCTCCTAACCCCTCTGGCCCTTCGTCGCCTGTGCACCTGCCCTTTCGGCCTTGTGCTCCTACTACCCCTCCAGGCGGGACCCTGGCTCAGCCTTACCTGCTCAGGACCCAGCACCAAATTAGACTTGCTCCTTCAGCCCCCAATCCGTCCCTCTTTGTCGTCTGTACACCTGTCACCTCAATTCTGTTCATTAACTCCACCACCCTGCCCCGAACATCTTCATCTACATCCAGCCTAGGCCatcatcccccctccccctccccctctcggGGATTCCTCCCGCCAGCTCTGATTATCCCTACACCTGCCCCACTCAGCCCCAGGCCCCCTGTCCTCGCCCGTCCACTCTCCTTTGTTGCTTCTGCAGCTGTCCCCTCGGCTCTATTCATCCTTCTCCCCCAAACCGCAGCCCAGACTCCCTTCTCCCTCTGACCAGGGGACCACTTCCTCTGGGCTCTGTTCTGTCATTTCTCCTCATCAGTGCCCGGCCCACTGCTCACTCAGCCTGGCCATTTCCCTTCCTTTCAGCCCAGCCCTCCCACCTCCTGCTCAGGGTACCCTCACCCTCTTCCAGCTGGTCCAGTcttccctggcctctcccccaCACCAGCCTATCTCCCAGCCTCATATATCTCTTTTCTTACTGACCTCCTCTCCCAACACGAGTGGCCTCCACTGTTGCCCCCGCTCGCCGTTTCCTCCCAACACAGGTGCTGTGGAGACACCATGGAGCTGTGCAGCAAGAAGAAGCTTCACGCCCTGTCCCTGGCCGAGAAGATCCAGGTGCTGGAACTCCTGGATGAGTCCAAGATGTCCCAGTCGGAGGTGGCCCGGCGCTTCCAGGTCTCCCAGCCCCAGATCTCCCGCATCTGCAAAAATAAGGAGAAGCTGCTGGCGGACTGGTGCAGTGGCACGGCCAACCGGGAGCGCAAGCGCAAGCGGGAGTCCAAGTACAGCGGGATCGATGAGGCTCTGCTCTGCTGGTACCACATTGCCCAGGCCAAGGCCTGGGAGGTGACGGGGCCCATGCTGCTCCATAAAGCCAAGGAGCTGGCCGACATCATGGGCCAGGACTTTGTGCCCAGCATTGGCTGGCTGGTCCGCTGGAAACGCCGAAACAACGTGGGCTTCGGGGCCCGCCACGTAGTGGTGTCTCCGTTCACCCCTGAGCTGCCTCCCCCAGCTCCCACGCCCCAGGCCCAGCTGCCTCTTTCTCTTAAAGATTTCTCCCCAGAGGACATTTTTGGGTGTGCTGAAGTGCCCTTGCTATATCGGGCAGTGCCCGGCAGAGTGGGTGTGTGTGATCGGGTACAGGTGCTGCTGTGTGCCAACAGCAGGGGCACAGAGAAACGGCGGGTGTTGGTCAGTGGGCTCCAGGCTGCCCCAAGATGCTTCTTTGGGGTCAGCAGTGAGGCCCTGCCCGCCTCCTACCACCCTGACCTGGCCATCCCCTGGTCAGAATGGTTGGCACAGTTTGATCGGGACATGGGGCGGCAGGGCCGACAGGTAGCCTTGCTGCTGGCTGCCCGAGTGGTGGAGGAGTTGGCAGGCCTGCCCGGGCTCGGCCACGTGAAGCTCTTGCCTCTGTCCGCTGCTAGCACCACGCCTTCCCTGCCCAGCTCCGTGGTCCAGGCCTTTAAGGCCCATTACCGGCGCCGTCTGTTGGGCAAGCTGGCTGCCGTCCAGAGCGAGAGGGCTGGCACATCGCTAGCTGAGGCCGGGGCAGGCATCACAGTGCTGGATGCTCTACACATGGCAGCGGCGGCCTGGGCCAAGGTGCCTCTCCAGCTCATCGTGAGCAGCTTTGTTCAGGAAGGGCTGGCTCCAGGCAAAACGGCCCTGGCCCCGCACAAAGCCTCAGAGATGCCACCCGTCCCCGGTGGGCTGAGCCTCGAGGAGTTTTCCCGCTTTGTGGACCTGGAGGGTGAGGAGCCTGTGTCTGGAGTGTGCAAAGAGGAGGTGGGCACGGAAGACCAGGGTGGGGGCGGAGAGGACGTCTTGGAGCCCCTGCCCACCAAAGCCGATGCCCTCCGGGCTCTGGGCACGTTGAGGAGGTGGATTGAGTGCAAGGGCACCGGCCCTGAGCTCTTTGCAAATTTCTACGCCTGTGAGGAGGAGGTGGAGCGACTCTGCTGCCTGTGAAGGGCCCTTCCAGCCGGAGCCCCTCCTCTCCTGTTTCCCATGGAAACGCCCTCGCTCAGAAGGCAGATTGGGGGCTGGTCTCTTTCCCGTGGAAATGGAGCTTTTGTGAAAAGCGTTGAAGGGAGACAAGTTGGGAGACTAAGTCTAAGCTCTGAGCGAAAGTTCTCCAAGCCCTGAGAAGAGGGTCTAACGATGGGGTGTCAGGGAGTGAAGCTAGGCTGCATGGTTCCTGAACCGCTGTGGAGTCAGGGACTTGGGAAGGTGGAATTCGGGCTTTACAGACAGGCCGATCCCTTGAATTCTGTGTTAAAAACAGTTCTGCTTctggaaataaagtttttaatcagaaaagagGCCAGGGTGTTATTTTCACGGGAGAAGGGTGAAAACGTTCACCtcagatttttaaatggattGCTGAGGGTCGCTGCCACGCGGCTATCGAGCTGTGTGCGGATGACCAGTAGTGAGCCTCTCCTGGCAGGAGGGACTCCCAGGACGTGAGGACTCCTCATGGGCAAACAGGCAGATCCCAAGTATTGCCCAGGACATTCTGCTGCTCTGATTTCTCTCTCAGATTGCCATGGTAGGGGTGGTGTCTAAGAAAGAAGGGGACAAGCTAGGGACATTCCAGGGGAACGAAAAGGAGCcaggggaattccttggtggtccagtggttaggactctgcactctcactgctgagaggGCGAGGGttgggttcgctccctggtcacggaactaagatcctgcaagccgagtggccaaaaaaaaggaggcaggatTTGGAATAGccattcattatttcttttcattcatgtgATCATTTCACGACATCTCTTCAGCAAGGCCTCCTGCGTGACAAGGTTGCGAAGATGGTGTCCCCGCCAGGCAAGACCTTGCAGACAGTGACAGTGGAGTGTGATTAAGGGTCGTCATAAAGACGTGTGCGCAGTGCTGTGGCCCTGGGGAGCCTCGGGAGCAGGTGAGCTTTGAGCTACAGCagaaggacagacagacagaggagTGGGAAGGATAGTCCTGGCAAAAGGGCGGCAGGCGAGGAGGCAGCTGTCCCGAGAGAGCACggggaggcccagagagctggAGGCACCTGTAGCCCCCCAAGCCTGGTGGTGGGGCGCCCCCAAAGGGTTTCACTCATGGTGGGGACAGGTCATTTGTGAGGTTCTAGAACACTGAGATGTGGAGGGTGGGTCAAAGATGTGAGACCTAGAGGCAGAGAAACTCCCACTGGTCCCAGTGACAGATGGGGAGGCCTGAGCCAGATCCTGCATGGGAGCAGGATGGAAGAGGACGGCTCACCTGGAAAGGACCAGGACTTTGGACGCAGACAGACCCTGGCTGCTGAGTGCAGCTCCAGGCCGAAATCCTACATGAGGCCTTTCACGCCGACCGCAGGAATCACAAGGCAGGGCGGTGTGGTTTTCTGGGGAGCATCACAGTCAAGGACTCAGACCAGCCCAGGGACCTCCTTGTGTGGCCTCGGCTCAGGCGCTCTCTAGGGGCTTCGCCAACACCTCCTTACTGGGGGCGTGGGCTGAGACCCTTCCTCCTCTTTGATGTAGTACCTTTCACTCCCAGCGcttctctccctgccttcccccactccccaccccactcccactgtCCATAAAGAGGCAGGAGACCGTGTCATCTGACCCTCCCCAGTGCTGTTGCATTTGGGAAAATGGACCCCTGGGGAGCTGGCGCCTCTTTCTGCCTCTCAGACAGTAGCACTCAGTGAATAAAGACCGACTGTTCTTTCAGGTTGGCTCATCGTCCTCACTGACCACCTCAACACCTGGCAGCCCGACAGTGAGACAGAGGTGTGTCATTGCCCACTCACTTTTAAACAGTTCTGAAGCTGCCTGCTGGCTTTCCATTTCTGCCTAAGGTCCCAAATCATTCAGCCTTTCCCCACAGATTCTGCTCTCCTgcctgtattctttttctttctttctttctttttttttttttttttggctgtgctgggtcttcgttgcgggcgtctttagttgtggcacacgggctgcagagctcacaggctcagtagttgcagtgtgtgggcttagttgccccgagggctgtgggatcttagttccccgaccagggctcaaacctgcatcccctgcattggaaggcagattcttaaccactggaccatcagggaagtcccacctgtATTCATTCAAATTGTCCTTTTTCTGAAGTCATTCCAGTTCTGACatatctctttttaaatgttgaaaccAAAAGTTACATGATCTCTAAAGGCCTGACCAAAGCAACCAAGGGGCAGACAAGCAATCTGTTCTCAGGTGTGTCGTATTCCTGTGGGAGGAGCGGGATAGAGCGCAGGGTTTTCTTGCTGACTTCTTTCcagagcttgtttttttttttttttttgcagtacgcgggcctctcactgctgtggcctctcctgtcgcagagcacaggctccggacgcgcaggctcagcggccatggctcacgggcccagccactccgcggcacgtgggaccctcccggaccagggcatgaacccgcgccccctgcatcggcaggcggactcccaaccactgcactaccagggaagccctagagcttGTTTTCTAAAGCCACCAGTCCCCCAaaaagagggagttccctggcagtccaatggttaggactcggcgctctcaCAGCGTGGGCCCCAGGTTCGATCActgatcagggaactgagatcccgcaagccatgcagcacagccataAAGAAAAAGCCACCAGTCATCTCTTCTTTTCTTGCATTGATATCGTGTATCGTACTTAACTTTTGGTGGGTGGCTCCATGGGCTCATTCAAGCCGTATGTACTGAACGCTCTGCTTGTGGAGCAGGTCCTGTTCTGGGACCTGAAGCTAGTGCTGAACAAGACAGAGAGGATCCTCCTCGCTAAACCCTTCCTTTCTGGTAGAGGGGATAAAGAAAAGacaagtaaagaaataaacacGGTGATTTTGGACAGCAGTGAGtgccaagatgaaaataaaacaaccatGTCCTAGAGagtgactgggggaggggagtcagGGAAATGTTGGGGGGGAGTAGTGACTGATAAGAAGGGAACACCCACTCTTCCAAAGGAAGAGTGTTCTCTGCAAAGGGAACAGCAGGTACAAATATCTAAGGTTAGAAACCGCTTGACAggtttaagaaacagaaaatgagagaaggccaagcagaggaggagggcagagaagtGGGCAGGGGCCTCTGAGATGGTAGCACTTACATTTCATTGGAAGCGAGACAGgaagattctttttttgtgggggggcggggagagtggGGAGATTTAGACAAAGGAGGAACATGATATgttttatgtttgaaaaaaacTAATTCCAGTTGCTGCGTGAAGAATACATGGCAAGGTAGGGAGCAAAAGTAGAAACCGGAAAACCAAGTAAGTTAGGAAGCTACTGTGGTTGGTGGGACTTCCTCACGCACTGGGCATAAGGTGTAAGGAGCCAGAGAAGGCGAAGAGGACTTCGGCTACTCCCAACAGACCTAATTTTTTTTATCAGGGTCAGGCAGTCCTATCCGATGTTGCAGGTTTTGCCACATGCAAAATGGGGGACAAAGAAATTATGTGCATTATTTCAGTTGATTTAAAAGTTTATGTTCAGAAGGCATTCAAGGCTCCAGGGCAGCAAAGATGCataagacacagtccctgttCCTAAGAGGCAGAAATAATATGGGTCAGTCATGagaattaaacaaattaatatttataaaatgtttactaCTTGCCAGGTGCTATTTTAAGCACTATATATAGGTtagatattattgttattatattcaGAAGCAGAATCAGTCTTGAGAAGATGAGGAACGGGATCCAGAGAGCCCCAAGGCAGAAAGATTGGCTCCCCGTCTTTTTTTATCTCTGCATTGCACTCTGATTTCTCCCAACCTACCTCCCAATTCTCTTCAGCTGtgacagttctttttcttttttcttcttttaaatatacataatcagggaattccctggtggtccagtggttaggacttggcgctttcactgctgtggctcgggtttaatccctggttagggaactaagatcccgcaagctgtgcagcacagccaaaaaataaatttaaaaaatatatatatatagtcatttttatgctgtcttgtttcttctcttttaat carries:
- the TIGD3 gene encoding tigger transposable element-derived protein 3; amino-acid sequence: MELCSKKKLHALSLAEKIQVLELLDESKMSQSEVARRFQVSQPQISRICKNKEKLLADWCSGTANRERKRKRESKYSGIDEALLCWYHIAQAKAWEVTGPMLLHKAKELADIMGQDFVPSIGWLVRWKRRNNVGFGARHVVVSPFTPELPPPAPTPQAQLPLSLKDFSPEDIFGCAEVPLLYRAVPGRVGVCDRVQVLLCANSRGTEKRRVLVSGLQAAPRCFFGVSSEALPASYHPDLAIPWSEWLAQFDRDMGRQGRQVALLLAARVVEELAGLPGLGHVKLLPLSAASTTPSLPSSVVQAFKAHYRRRLLGKLAAVQSERAGTSLAEAGAGITVLDALHMAAAAWAKVPLQLIVSSFVQEGLAPGKTALAPHKASEMPPVPGGLSLEEFSRFVDLEGEEPVSGVCKEEVGTEDQGGGGEDVLEPLPTKADALRALGTLRRWIECKGTGPELFANFYACEEEVERLCCL